gaaacatgaaaatattttcGAGGCACCAAACTTCGAAGCAGTTGGTATTTATTTATCAGTACATATTTGGAAGGAAAGGAATGTATCTGTGTATTGCCCGGATAAGGTAAGGGAAGCCCTGGTGCTGAGTTGATTTacaaatcatcatcatcatggtAGTAAGTTGGTCAACAATGGGATCTTGAGAACCTTATGACCAGACATGCATCGCGAGCTATAAATTTGAGTATATCAAGTGAAGGTCATGAGATTATCTATCCAAATGAAGACAGCCGCCATCACATTGAACTCCTAGTCTGTTCTTTGCAGCCACCCAAACTGGAGAGAGAATGTATTTCAGTAGAGAAAAGCACAAACCATGGAAAGGAACACCAAATTCACCATGTCTGAAAATTACCTTCCATGCATACATTCCAAAGAAGGCTATTATATCTGCAGACCAGACAACTGCAAAGGACTTCCAAAAGAATGGGATTATAACATTGAGCAGTGGAATGACGAGAAAGAGATAGTTAAGAGCTTCTTTCTCATTCTTTGAGCAGTCTCGAGCCCGGAGTGAAGGAATTGCTGTAAGAAAGTGAGAGACATTGCTTgggtaattaaattttacacAAACTGAAATGGCTTTCTAGTGTGAGCCATATGTGAATTTATCCAAAACCTCATACTACCTGTTATTGTGTATAAAAATTGGTAAGAAGTTTTGAATTAAATTGGGAAGTTTAACATTTCAGATATGACAAACAGAACTAAAATTTATAAGAGAATTTAAATTGGGTGTGTCCTCCACGCGGAtttgtcaatataatttttcttaaaaaataataagccAGAGGATTTTGTAAACAGGTGATCGTAAATCTTGCttcatcaaatattattttaagaagaatcTTTAACGTGTAAACAAAACATTATAGAGAAATGAAACGTTTTAGATGGAACACCTaatgaaatctaaaataaaaaagtgatatTGAAATTAGTGACTGAGGGCATAACTTACTGAACATCCAAATGGACCACATTCCCATTAATCTCCATATGTCCGGTTCGTTTGATgggaaaatgagattaaaagaCAGAGCTCCACCCAACAACATTGAGACATAGCCTTGAACCTCAAAAACAGTATACAAGGCAGTTCCAGGAACAGCAGGGTTTTTGGTAGCTGTGGAAGCCCTTGGTGCAAAGGTTGCGGCAGTTTTCTGAACCACCTGATGAGGAAATGACAaatagaaatcataaaaagCAAGCCCTATGTGACTCTCTCTCAGATGCAGTGTAAGGAAAAACCATTgcaagttataaaataaaacagccGCTGGGACTTGGCAATTCGCAGGCCTAATGCCAAAAGTGGGGGATCTTCAAAGACCCCAAACCTTGGCGTTATTATCAACTACTCAAATTTAGGACTATTATCCAATTTATCACCTCTCAGTACCCTTTCTTGGGCCATATGAAGCATCTATTGCTGATGTaacaaaatcaaagaaattaaCCCAGAAGTTAGTTCAGAGGGCCATTTTCGAAATCAGATCAAACTCAATGTTCCAGGTTCACAGTAAAGAGGAAGCTTGGACCAACCTTTTTGAGGTCTTTTTCGACAGCGGCGGCGGATGGATTGGAGGCTTTGCTTGCTTCATTGGAGTCTGCTCGAGTTTCTTCCTTGGGATCCTCTACCGTCCGTGTATCTATGTCACTGTGACTGGAATTTAGTTTGAAGCTCTTGGTGCGACAGTAAGCATGGGATAAGCTGTTTCTGAGGATAGGAATTGTGAAATTGAACCTTGAAATCTGGATGTTGCCGAAAGACGTTGGGATCAGGGTGTTCATGTTGCTGACACTCTTCCCAGTTGAGTTCTAAAATGGAGGCAGCGAGAGATAAGGAACGTGTGGCAGCTGAGACAAATAACAAAACGGTGAGGTTATAGTTTTGGCAACAGAAAATCTGTATGGGGAAAATGGTGGCGTCTTGCcttctagttttttttaattatttatttctatttttgagAATAGtaaatttaattctttaaatgatCTCTTTACGCTTTTCCTCACTTTTTTCTTTGTGGGGCGACTGGCATGTGATTATAGGAGCCCTCATCTGATGTAAAATGTCTTGTTTGAGCTATATTTATTGCTTTAAGGGCAAATCTGTCATCACAGTATTCTCAAAGTATTTAACTAATCTAAAGTCCATCTCATGACCTAGAGGTCAGACTTTACCATCACAAGTGGTTTCAACTTATGTTTTAGTTTACTTCAAATCTCGAAACTATAAAATATCAACTTATACTAACAGAACTATCACCTTAGTAATACACTTTTCCTCACTTGCACGTTAGCAAagttcaaaatcaaaattttcgtTCTCATGCCCACCTTTAACAATTATCATGTGTTATGATAATTAGGTGGTAGAAGCGGCATCGCCATACAAATTGACAAATTGAGgcctaatataaaatttaaaacgtggttatttttacttatagtttaaaatatatataaattattatttaaatattatttgaaattttaaatagaatgaagctttacttaaaatagaaaattgtatattttcaattcttaaataataatttaaaatgaggcctcattataaattttctcttaagtttcaatttagaaaaattatttaaaaatataaatactcaTTGATTTagatatgaaattttgaacTTGGGCCTTGAAAACATCAAAAATATTGAGAATGGTGCTTTATTTAAAACTTAGTTTAATTTAAtggcttttatatttttttctcaaaaacacaaaatagaaataaaagttTGGTTTTATTTGAGGGCCTTCCATATACGGTGGGCCTTATTGTCACAATTCCTAGGAGGATTTTCCAGAACCACACCTCGATATAGTTTTTGGAGGATTaggacagtcacatggctaATCTGCATGCATGTCTTGGTTCAGGTCGAGACACGCAGCAAGGGTCGAGGGAGGCTACTAGCTACGTGCAGGCATGCGCATTCCCTTGCGCATGCGCCTGCACGTCCCATGTCACAACCCTTAGGAGGACTGCCTAGAATAGTCACATGGCTAGTctgcttgcatgccttggctcatGTCCTGACACGCAGCGAGCACCCATAGAGGCTACTAGCCGCTTGTAGACCATGCGTGCAAGCTTGCGCATTCCTTTGAGTGTGCACGAGTCCCGCTCAACGAAATTAGTGGTGTGCCTTTATAGGCACGCCATCTAGCGCACGGCTCCAGCTCGTGCCTTGTAGGTAAGACTAGTGGCATACCCACCAGGTATACCATCCAGCGCACGGTTCCAACCCATACCTTACAGCCCAAGTGCCCAGACTATCAACTTGGGCCATGCATACTCATCACCCAAGCCACCAACCGGGGCCATGCAGGACCAACGCACAAGCCATCTGATTGGGCCTCACAGCAGCAGCAGTAGGGCACCCCATTGTGCCCACCATCAAGCCTAggcttggcaccatgccatgcccaccatcAGCAAGACACGCACAGCGCCATGTCTTGCCCACCACCAGACCAACGCATGACACCATGCCATGTCATGCAGCCAGCCACCGGACCGGACCAGGACTAACCTTACTGTGGGCCGTGCACCACCTTAGCGCACCATGGGCCTTGCATGCCACAACCACCATGGggccatttatttattttattattttatttattttcttgtttatttttttattcattttaatttgcTAGGGGACCTTTTGGGGGTTCCAATTtgtaagttttataaatatgaccCTTAGTCATTTCATTAGGGATCTTTTGACATTTTGAACATTTGTGTGGTTGACCATAGAGCTTGGGATTATCATTCGGTGCTTTTGCACTTGGGCTTCttggggtgcaattcgtgaatccgtAAGGAAAATGATCACATTTTGCAATTCATGAATATGTGTGATTCTATTTaccttttaatttaatttgaggTTTCCTTTCAATCTTTGTGCAATTCATGAATCAAAGTTGATTGGATTATCTTTTATTCTTTGGAGTTTCACATTGTGATTGTTGTTGGAGTGTGTTGATTGGAGTGTTGGTGTGTGAGAAGCCGAATCCTTCATTTGGATTTTCAGCCTTGTGCTTTAGATTTCAAGATCTCTTGTGTTCATGTGTTTTCTCACATGTTCATAAGTTTTCCTTGAGGTTTCTTGGAGATTCCCATTTGCCAAACAACCCATTCGGCCACCCTAGCCTTCCATACACTACATGCCACTTCCATTGCTCATAACCAAACAACCCTAGTCCATCACATGCCCTACACGCCCAACACTACTTCCATAACCAAACAAGACCTCAAAACCCTAATACATCCAAGATCTATTCGGCCATAACTTCATTGGCTTGGCCGAATTCCTCCTTCCTAAAGTATCTAACCAAATCTTACCATAAATTGTTTGATTGGTCAATATCTCTTAATTGACTCAATCAAATCCATTTCTTGACCAAAACAAATCCATTCCTTATCCTTTATACCCATTTTCAGCCAGCCCCCATTTTCAAATTGGATCAAATTTCAATTCCTAAAAATTAATAGATCTCCATGCCACCTAAGCCCTAGTCATATGCCTCACTTGCCTTGGCCGAAATTCACATTCAAACCCTAGCCACCTTTACACATCTTCCAACTCTAGATCTCAAGTGGCGCCTATCACCCACAAGACCCATTGTCGTGCCCCATTGTCACCCAACTCGAGATCACCATAGCCCATACACCACCATACTTCCCACCACTCAACCCTAGCCTCAATTCACCTAAGCTCCCTTTTGGTTATACGTGATCAAGACCAAGCAAATGAGTCATATCGGTCAATTGAGGAGCAACAAGGAAATGATAGAATCCTTAGAGTATGAGAGCTTGACCGAGGTCCCCAACACCCCAGCACCACACAGGGAGATTAGTGGCGTGCCTGTGAAGGCACGCCATCCAGCGCATGACTATAGCCCGTGCCTTGTAGGtaaggctagtggcatgcccaccaagcatgtcatccaacgcatggctccagcccatgctTTGCAACCCCAGCGCCAAGACCATCAGCTTAGGCCATGCATGCTCATCTCTTAGGCCACCAGTCTGGGCCATGCAGGACCACCACCCAAGCCACTTGACTCGACCTCACAGCAGCAACACGGCACCACCCTGTGCCACCATCAGGCCTAGGCTTGGCAGCATGCCATGCCACCATCAGCAGGCCATGCATAATGACATGTCGTGCCCACTACTAGACCAACgtatggcaccatgccatgctaTGCAGCCAGCCATCAGACCAAACCTAGCCCAACTGTTGGCCATGCACTACCTaagcccaccatgggccatgcatgtTACGACCATAGggccatttatccattttattattttatttatttgttttatttatttatttaatttactatGAACCTTTTGAGGGTTTCCAATTTGTAAGCTCTATAAATAGGATCCTTAGTCATTTTATTTGCATCTTTTGACATTTACCCTAGAgagatattatttatttagcAGATTATATTTTGATGCATTTGCACTAGGGCTTTTTGGGTGAAATTCATGAATCCCAAAGAGAAGATCATCACCTTGCAATTCATTGAATATGTgtgattcattttattaatatatgaggTTTCTTTCAActttgtgcaattcgtgaattgaagttgattatttattcattgtgttcttgagtgttcatgTGTGTCCATCAATTTTTCTTGgtgttcatatattttcttgcACAATCCCATCTTCCAAACACTATACATGCCTACCTTATTACCCACCACACTTCCCATATTTGGCTATACCCAAGTTCCTTCCTATTGCCCATTGATCATAGCCGAAACCCTACTTGCCATATTAGGATTCATAAACTTTAGGAATCCTAATTTTCAATCCATATCTCATCAATTCCTATCCATAGCCAACTGGCCATACACCTACCTTATTGGGATCCAAGATTTTAGGACATTCCTAAAATCTCTCAATTACCTATCAATCCATTTCCTCTTCCCTTAGCCGAAATACACAAACCCTAACTTCACTCTAACAATTTAGGAATCCTTCTTCCATTCAAACCCTAGCCATTCCATACTCCAAACCCTAGAAACCCACCAAAGTGGCGCCAACCCTATTGTACCCTACTATTGCTGTGCGTCTCATCACAAGCATTGGATTTCCATCACTTCCTTCATCTTTTCCATCATTCCCATACATCAAACTAGTCCTAAACACTTAACCTCACCTTACCAAAATTACTATCATTGTCATTGTTGAGCAATAACCAAGCAAGAGGGCTTAGGCATTCGGTCAATCCAAGGAGAACCAAGGCGTGGAAAACTTAGTGTTTGGGGACTTGATTGAGGTTCCCAAAACTTATGCAGTAGTCTCAGCCTCATTTGGTTGCAAGACTAAACTGAAATCAACTCAGTTGTTTAATTTTAACTTGattctaacatccaaacactcaactctcaaattactaaactcatctcaactcaaaacctcctTACAAGTGGGacccacaatctttttcaactaaACACATCTTTATACGTaagacccacaaccttttttaattttccataAAGAACTCACTTCACATtcttaactcactattattcataaaaaactcaGTTAAGCTCCACATCCAAATGCAACCTAGGTGATCTTACCTTTGAGTGAGCTCTGGGTAAAGGTATTAGAGGTATGgaaagtaaaatataattattttgaaaatgtaaaTCTGTTATATCTAAAGCCAACTaatttgtagcttttaatgttttatataCTACTTATGAATTATAAAAGTTGGGAAAATGTCTTACTCTTCAATTGTCTGATAAAGAGAAAGTCATGCAAGATCGACCTTGATTATTCAATAGACACCTGGTATGCCTCTAGAATTTCGAAGGAAGTCTATCACCAAATGAAGTCCTGTTCATATCTGAACCTTTTTGGGTACAGTTACATAATCTCCCATTTGTAGCTATGATAGAGGAAATAGGCCAATTCATTGGATTAGGGATAGGAAAAGTTCATAAAGTGGAAGTGGATAAGGAAGGGATTGGATGGggaaatttttttagaattcgAGTTGAAGCTAGTATTTCAAGACCTTTTATTCAATGATGTCTTCTTAACATTGGTGGTAAGTAGATGTGGATCCCgtttaagtatgaaagactaCCTAATTTTGCTTCAAGTGTGGTACTTTGAATCACAAAGATAGAAAGTGCACCAAACAAAGCTCTGGCCTCCAATCTCAAGAACAATATGGTCAATGGATTTGTGCTGTTCCAATCACTTCCGCAAGCATTATGtctaaaataatatgatggctCATCAAATTCTAGCAAACACAATCCCTGCCAGCAGAGAAAGTTTGGTGAGGAGAGTAGCAGAGCCACtgaacaagaaaatgagagCTCGATGGAGGAGGATAAgatgcaatcaaatgaagatggCAAAGATAACAAGATGCCTCATATCAATGAGTCCAAAGCAGGAAGATATTTGGCCAATGAAAGGGAAGACTTGCCTTACATAGATGACACTACTCAAAAACTTGTAAGTCAAATACCTCTCTTCTTTAATATGCAAGATATGACTGATAGGGGAATGAGGGAGGATATTCCAAGGGAGGATATTCCTTCCATATTGGATCTTGAAgtcaaaaattttgattttgtccCAAACCCTAGTATACTTTCCTTAAATGTTAGTGATGAATTGGTCAAGTTAGTAATTCCATTGAAACAAAGTCCATCCCCACCAAAGACTGGTAGGGTGTCCATgtggaaaaggaaagctagaGGCAACTATATTACTTTAACTGCTTAGGTCAAGGTTCCTAAAGATGTCCCACTAGATAAGAACAAAAAGATAGTAGAGGTCTCTACCTCTAATAGCTTGTTGAAGAAACCAGTCTACAAGAAACAAAAGTCCCAGCACACACCTGCAAGGAGTCTAACTTAGAATGATTTGGTGGAGGCTGCTTTGTAGCCCCaccatcaacaatgaattgccTTAGTTGGAACTACCGAGAGCTTGGGAAGATGGTTGTGTGATCTGTGATCTTCACCTGCTGGTGAGTACAAAGTCCCCTCATTTAGTTTTCCTCATGGAGACTAAATAAAGGTGGAACGTATCATAAATAAGATAGGCTTTGATAGCAGTTTTGTTGTTAATAGTAGAGGCTGGAGTGGGGGGTTAGCATTACTATGGAACTCCAATATGATTGTGGAACTAGAATCTTTCACTAGTTGACATATTTCAGTATGGACCTCTCATCCAACTATGATGGAAGGTAGATGTTTATAGGATTCTTTGGAAATCCTACTACTACCAAGAGGATGGAGAGTGAACTTTCTTAGAGCTTTAAAACCTGAGACGAATATTCTATGGCTTTAATGAGATCTTCAAACAAAGTGAGAATTGTGGTGCTGCCAGGAGACCTGACAAATAGATTAAAAAGTTTAGTGCATCCATAAAGAATTGTGAGCTACTTGGTCTTAGTTATATAGAGGATAAATTCACATGGAAGAATAACAGAGATGGTGAAGCATTTGTAAATGAGAGACTTGATCAAGCTTTTGGTAATTCAGCATGGatcaacatatttaaaaaatactcagTGCACAACCTAGTAACCAACTACTATGACCACAACCCCATCCTTATCTCCATACAAACTCAATTTCTCAACAGGTACAAAGAAAGAATCTTTAGATATGAGACTAGTTGGTTTAAGGAAGCAGATTGTATAACTGTTATTCAGGATGACTGGCAAGCTATCACAAGCTTCTTGAGTAGTTTACATTATACTACATCAGTATGGGTGTAACTGGACCTATCCGgattggtttggacaaaatttagaacCGAACCGGTATGCACCAGTTTTTGTATTTTCTAAAATCAATTGCGAATCGGTTACCCTCTTAAACTGGTACTCTGATTTTACTGATTCCAATCTGGTTCAATTCAAttttgtattatagactatagtgatatattataatattagtataactattaatacaataaactatagtgataaaggattttaaaatttaatattatattaattagtaatttatcatataataaaaaactattttatatataattatatattatatatataaattatatacaatataaaaaattaaaatatatatatatgaattggtCCAATCCAGTCCAGtccagttttagaaaaagaaaaattagaatttgaCCAATTTTGACcgattataagaaaaataaaatcagtacCAAACCGACCCAAACTCGGTACTGGACCAAACCCACCTATTCGGTCTGATCCAGTTCGATTACAGGttcatcgattttttttttttacacccctatacATCAGGCCTACAAAGTTGTTAGATGAAGCTTAAACAATGGAGTAAAGATAAGCACAGAAGCAAGGGAAAGCTAATCAAATCAAAGGTCGAGCTATTGAGTTTGCTAGAATAGGCCAACAAGAGTCATTTGAATAATGATATCAAAagcctacaaaaagaaaatgactatttactTGGAGAGGAAGACACTATTTAAAAGCAAAGAGTTAAACAAGCATTGCTTAAGGATGAAAACATGAAcacaaaattcttccacaagTATGCTAgccaaagaagaaaaaccaacaTGATCCATCAGATTAAAACTGAATATGGCTAGGTGACAAAAGAGTCAACAGAGATAAACAACATGTTCTAAAGGTATTACAAAAATCTTTTCGAAACTTCCAATCCAGTAGGTGTTGTTGCTTGCCTAGAATCAATAGAACCTTCTGTAACAACAAAGATGAATAATGGCCTTACTAGAGAATTCACTATAGTAGAGGTGAAGGAAGCTATTTTCAACATGAATCCATTAGGATCTCCTGGTCCTAATGGTTTCCCTGCAATTTTCTATCATAACTAATGGGATATAGTTGGACCTCAAGTATGTGCTGCAGTATTGGAGTGTTGAATAAAGGGCATTGGACTGACAATTTAAATGACACCTATATTGCCCTACTCAGGTCACTGAATTTAGATCTATTAGcttttataatgttttttttttctaaaatcattataaaaaattagcTAACAGATTAAAATCCATTCTCCCTTATATCATTTCTCCaactcaaaatgcctttgtacCAAGCAGACTCATAACTGATAATGTGACAGTTGCTTTTGAATTTATGCATACCATGAAGACActtatgaaaggaaaagaagggtttatGACTCTCAAACTTGACATGAGCAAAGCTTATGATAAAATTGATTGGTTATTTTTAAGATCTGCAATGGAGAATATGGGATTTGACCAAAGGTGGGTAACTCTTGTCATGAGATGTGTCACTTCAGTTTCTTACTCTTTGCTTATTAATGGATCTCTAAAGGAAAAATTTGCTCCATCTAGGGGGATTAGGTAGGTTGATCCCCTTTCACCCTACCTCTTCATCCTATGTTCTGAGGTTCTCAGCAATCTTCTTAACATTGCAAAATCTTCTGGTTTGATCACTTGCCTTCCTTTGGCCAATGGtcaaattcatattaattatCTCTTTTTTAGCAAATGACAACTTACTTTTTTGCAAGACAAGTTCTTTGAGGGAAGTAGACTTTTCAAGTTGTTGGATTCATATGAGAAAGCCTTAGGTTAAAGGCTCAATAAATATAAGACTTCTATCTACTTTAGCAAGAATacttgagaagaaacaaaagAGATCACTTAACATAGCAAGTATAAGGGTTTCTACATCTTAGGAAAGATACTTGGGGTCTTCTAGCACTAGTGGGGAAATCTCGAGCCAATACTTTTAGAGGTTTGGTAGACAAGATGAAGCACAAATTGAGAAGATGGAAATCTAAACTATTATCACAAGCAAGCAATGAGATCCTACACAAAGTAGTTATTCAAGGCATTCCCACTTATAGTATGGGCCTTTCTAAACTTCCAAAGCATATGTTACAAGAGTTTAATAAAGTCATGAGAAGCTACTGATGGGGTCATCAACCATAGGAGAATAAGATTCATTGGATTAGCTAGCAGAAAATGAGGAAATCTAAGAAGTTAGGAGGGTTGGGGTATAGgaaatttgagaattttaatATTGCCATGTTAGCCGAACAAGGATGGAGGCTAGTCCAAAATCCTAAATCCCTAGTTGCACAAGTACTCAGAGCAAAATATTTCTCTGCAACTAATTTCCTTACAGTAAATATGGGTAGCAATCCTTCATATATGAGGCAAAGTCTCCTAGCTACAAAACCTTTACTTGAAGAAGGACTTTTATGGAGAATTGGTAATGACATAACAGTAAGCATATGGTCTGATAAGTGGCTTCCTCAACAAACCACTTTTAAACCTCAAAGTTCAATTAGATTTTTACAAGTTGATACCAAGGTCTTAAATATGATAGATAAAGATACAAATCAGCGGAAGGAGTCCTTAGTAGATGCCATTTTCTCCAAAGAAGAAGTTAAACTTATAAAAGCAATTCTAATAAGCACTTGTAATAAACTTGACAAGCTTATTTGGAGATACAACAATAATGCTATATTTACAATCAAAATGCCTACCATCTTAGTGGAGAGATATAAGATCGTGCAAAAGACCAATCTTTAGATCCACAGACACAACATGAAGGTTGGACAAAGGTATGGCACATGAAAATTCCTAATGCCAACAAAACTTTCCTCTAGAAAGCATGTTTAGATGCTCTTCCAATAAAGGCTAATATAAAATCCCATTCTCTAGGGTTAGGAATGTCACGTACATACATAACTAAAGCCAGGTAAGAGACTtgcataattttaaaaaaaaaaaaacatattgtttatttcaaaagaaaacttaAGTAAAACCATcatctaaaatataattacatacaAGTTTCCAAACCaactaaatgaaaataaaaccataaatatagtctaaAGTTTATTAGTCCAGTCCTAAACTTGGCATGCCTGCTCGTAGTCCTCATTTTCCTCACCTAGGtggtaaaaaattaaataaaaactaaaatgagtcgaaaacTAACTAAGAACTCATCACActgtaaacataataaataaaatatatttcataaattttcatgctaaaagaataaaattcttGTCATA
This genomic window from Carya illinoinensis cultivar Pawnee chromosome 7, C.illinoinensisPawnee_v1, whole genome shotgun sequence contains:
- the LOC122314763 gene encoding protein RESISTANCE TO PHYTOPHTHORA 1, chloroplastic, with amino-acid sequence MNTLIPTSFGNIQISRFNFTIPILRNSLSHAYCRTKSFKLNSSHSDIDTRTVEDPKEETRADSNEASKASNPSAAAVEKDLKKVVQKTAATFAPRASTATKNPAVPGTALYTVFEVQGYVSMLLGGALSFNLIFPSNEPDIWRLMGMWSIWMFTIPSLRARDCSKNEKEALNYLFLVIPLLNVIIPFFWKSFAVVWSADIIAFFGMYAWKFGWLQRTD